The Salirhabdus salicampi DNA segment ATAAGGGCGATATTTTGAAATAAACGGACACCAAATGCTACAACCGCAGCTAAATATAGATCAATCCCCAATTGCACGCCAACAAATGCTAACAGCGCCGCAAGCGTAATGTTGAAGAAAAAGCCCGTCACAAACACCTTATCATCGAATTTGTATTCCAGGTGGGCACGTATACCTCCTACTAGCGTGTCAAAAGCCGCCAATACAGCGATAGATAAATAGTCTTCATACCTTGTAGGGATTTGAATATTTGTTAGTAACCCTAGCGCTGATCCAATTATGAAAAATAGAACGGCTAACCACATTACGACTCCCCCACCCCTTCATCATCAACCGGTTGGAGCCAGTGAAGGTCCATAGGTACATGAAATTCCGGTAAGTTTACAATGGAAAATTCAAAGGATATATTAAGATTTTCTACGGCAAAGTAGTCTAATAGTGGGCTAATCTCCATATAATTTAATAGCCTTTCAGGGTCTTCCGCTAATACTTTGATTTGAATAGGTGGTGACGATATACGTCTTCCATTTACATAAGTATAGTCGTTAACTTGTCGGATTGGGCTAATTTGAATGACCCTTTCATTTTCGACTGCAATATCTGTCGCTCCATATGTATATAACTCATTTATAAATCGAGTTAATAAGCTAGGTTGTATATCTGTATATACGGGGCCCATTTCCGTTCCCTTAAATATTGGCTCAATCGTAATAACTAAACCTTCACCCTCGACTTCCGTCATTCCAGCCTTTTCCTTTAATAACTCAACTGACTCTTGTAACGTTTGTAACTTTGTCGCATTCGATTCACTTTGATAGCTTCGAATGATTTGCTCTGCCTCCGTAATTTCTCCATATAGTTCATTTTGAACCATTTGTTGTTTACGTAGTTCTGAACGTATTTCCCATAAATCTCTCGTATCACGTATTTCTGGATTTTGTTTCGTTTGAATGAGAATAGCCAGCATAAAGCCAGCAATTAAACCAATACTTGCAACAGTTATTTTTCGTGGCATATTCATTACCACCTTTCAACGGTGTCACGAGTATTCATTTCTATTGATTCTTTCGTTTGTACCGTTACCTCTACATTCTCGCTTACAAGCTCATATACTACTCCGTTCTGAGCTTGTACACTAGCAGAAAGCACCTCAGGGTCCCCAATTGCACTTATGACAAAAGGAGCAGGATGTTTGATTCCATCTACAGAAATAACAGGACCTACACAGGATAGAAAACTATCTTTATAGAGGCGTTGACCGTTAATAGCAATTGCTACTGCTCCCGATGAAGAAAGTTCATGAATGACCTTTAAAATATGGCGATCGTGTACAATGTAGTCATTAATGGAGTTATCTGATGGAACGTATTCCGCATCTTCCAGCGTAACTGATATTCCTGGGCCTTTTACAGGTACTTCACCAGTAAGCCGCTCTAACAAGCGTTTATCGTCAATATACTTCGTCAGTGCTTCTTGTTCCTCTCCTAACTGTTCCTCTAATTCAGTAATTTCCTTTTTTAACTGCGCCAACTTATCCCTTAACTCATTATTTTTCTCTTCTGTTTTGTTTAGCTCTTCACGATAAAAATAGTCCTTTGTTAATGCATCATCTGGCATATCCATAAGTTGATTTCGGTCTTTTGTCATTTGGAAGCTATATGCAGCTAAAAAACCAGAAACGAGCAAAATGAAAGAGTAGATAACGTGTTTACCTTTCACTCTCATTTACCTGTTCCTCCCCAGAAACGTCTTGCAGTTCTTCTGAGTCACGTTCATACGGAATGAAAAAAGCTCCGACATCTATATGAACAACTCCTCTTTGTTCAGGTTTTAGCTTGGCGATAATAGAAGGGTATACCCCCATCTTTTGTGCAAAATTACGTATAGAAGCAACAACCTCCTGACCGTTCATCATAAATAACCTTATTTTATATGGGTTTGTTTCATCGTTAAGCCAATGAATCTCTGAAATTTGACTCGCAATACTAGGTTCTAACCCTCTCAATTCATCCGTCATTTCAACGAGGTACGTATCGTTATTCCATCCGATTAAAACTGGTGCGTCCCCTTTCGGTATGTCATTTTGCTGGTTTAATAATCGTTCCCCGTTTTCCAAGATGGGATAAAAACGATCTCCTTCTTTTACGTAGCCGACACGAATATACTCTTCTAATTCAATTTGAACGGTTCTAGGAAATTTCCGTGTAACGGTAGCTTGTTTAATTTCAGGATGCTTCAAGATGTTACGCTCAATCGTTTGAAAATCTATTTGCCATATATTATATTCTGTCGTGAGTTGGCTTTCAGCTAATACCTCTCCATCGGTAATAAAGTAATTGCCTTCGACTTCAAAATGTTTGACATGACTCAGAGGCGATTGTAAGTACGTAATAATACTAATCAAAAGAAAAAATAGGGATAAATAAAAGATTAACCTTCGATTCGCTTTCTTTTTACGAGCTTGTTTTAGTTTAGGTATTCGTTCCTCAATGGAGACAACTTTTTTCTTTGCCATACATATTACCCCTAGCCACCATTTATTTACATTCGGACTTCAGTAAAGTATACCATGCATAGCTTACAATGTTTTTGAAACTATGCTTCGTCTTGTTTCACAATTTCAACTTCTGTATTCATTTTCACCTCAAATTTATCCCAAATGGTTTTTTGGATAAATTGAATGAGTTCCATTACATCTTGGAAGGTTGCATCCCCTTCATTAACAATAAAGTTTCCATGAAGGTCTGATATTTTCGCCCCACCAATTTTGTAGCCTTTTAACCCAGCCTTTTCAACTAGCTGTCCAGCGTATTGTGGTAATGGATTGCGAAAGATACTTCCCGCACAAGGGTTGTTCCAGGGCTGTGTTTCACGACGATAATCTTTATAATGCTTCATTTCTTTTATAATCGATTCTTTATCCCCTGTTTCAAGTTGAAACTCCGCTTCTACACAATAGCCTTTTCGTCTTTGTTGGAGGACAGAGGTACGGTATGAAAATTCCATGTCTTTATTCGTCAACCACTTTAACTCTCCATCCGGGAATAAAATATGGGCCTTTGTTA contains these protein-coding regions:
- a CDS encoding small basic family protein; translated protein: MWLAVLFFIIGSALGLLTNIQIPTRYEDYLSIAVLAAFDTLVGGIRAHLEYKFDDKVFVTGFFFNITLAALLAFVGVQLGIDLYLAAVVAFGVRLFQNIALIRRNVLERYDKNRKNKKT
- a CDS encoding DUF881 domain-containing protein translates to MPRKITVASIGLIAGFMLAILIQTKQNPEIRDTRDLWEIRSELRKQQMVQNELYGEITEAEQIIRSYQSESNATKLQTLQESVELLKEKAGMTEVEGEGLVITIEPIFKGTEMGPVYTDIQPSLLTRFINELYTYGATDIAVENERVIQISPIRQVNDYTYVNGRRISSPPIQIKVLAEDPERLLNYMEISPLLDYFAVENLNISFEFSIVNLPEFHVPMDLHWLQPVDDEGVGES
- a CDS encoding DUF881 domain-containing protein yields the protein MRVKGKHVIYSFILLVSGFLAAYSFQMTKDRNQLMDMPDDALTKDYFYREELNKTEEKNNELRDKLAQLKKEITELEEQLGEEQEALTKYIDDKRLLERLTGEVPVKGPGISVTLEDAEYVPSDNSINDYIVHDRHILKVIHELSSSGAVAIAINGQRLYKDSFLSCVGPVISVDGIKHPAPFVISAIGDPEVLSASVQAQNGVVYELVSENVEVTVQTKESIEMNTRDTVERW
- a CDS encoding cell division protein FtsQ/DivIB; this translates as MAKKKVVSIEERIPKLKQARKKKANRRLIFYLSLFFLLISIITYLQSPLSHVKHFEVEGNYFITDGEVLAESQLTTEYNIWQIDFQTIERNILKHPEIKQATVTRKFPRTVQIELEEYIRVGYVKEGDRFYPILENGERLLNQQNDIPKGDAPVLIGWNNDTYLVEMTDELRGLEPSIASQISEIHWLNDETNPYKIRLFMMNGQEVVASIRNFAQKMGVYPSIIAKLKPEQRGVVHIDVGAFFIPYERDSEELQDVSGEEQVNESER
- the murB gene encoding UDP-N-acetylmuramate dehydrogenase, which gives rise to MEQVKQKLIDLNIGTVKIDEPLLKHTTMKIGGPADLFIEPNGIDELKTALKILKEKQIPIRVIGRGSNLLIDDQGIRGAVIKMGTGMDHIEEKDNDVIRVGAGYPLVKLATIMSRQGKRGLAFAGGIPGSVGGAVYMNAGAHGSDVSNILTKAHILFPDGELKWLTNKDMEFSYRTSVLQQRRKGYCVEAEFQLETGDKESIIKEMKHYKDYRRETQPWNNPCAGSIFRNPLPQYAGQLVEKAGLKGYKIGGAKISDLHGNFIVNEGDATFQDVMELIQFIQKTIWDKFEVKMNTEVEIVKQDEA